In Trichocoleus desertorum NBK24, the following are encoded in one genomic region:
- a CDS encoding bifunctional 2-polyprenyl-6-hydroxyphenol methylase/3-demethylubiquinol 3-O-methyltransferase UbiG, with the protein MVNINLQPGYWDSAWGRETTSTWRRYPGCFGRICWAVGHFNEVLEIGCGVGILSRQLVNFSNSVTGIDISPVAIAQLPPEVNVRASITL; encoded by the coding sequence ATGGTAAATATTAATCTTCAGCCCGGTTATTGGGATTCTGCTTGGGGCCGAGAAACTACTTCAACTTGGCGACGCTACCCTGGATGTTTCGGTCGTATCTGTTGGGCCGTAGGACATTTTAACGAAGTTTTAGAAATTGGCTGTGGGGTTGGAATCCTCTCCCGGCAACTGGTCAACTTTAGTAACTCTGTTACAGGCATAGATATTTCTCCAGTAGCGATCGCCCAGTTGCCTCCAGAAGTCAATGTACGAGCTTCTATCACCTTATAG